The DNA segment GCCTTTTAGGTgcaaaaaatgaggaaaaggaCAAAGAGGAAAATGATGACAACAAAACGACCTTTTTTCAAACGGccttaaaacaagttttataaatctgcaatgctttctttttgttttattaagatattacatatttaaaatttcattttacacagttttaaaaatcgTATGAGATAGATGACGTCTCCCATTCTCCATTCAATGAATAAaccaaactttattattttaattcacggagatttttttgtttttctttaaataacttttcattaaaatgttttagagggatattttttcatacaaaaacatGCAAAGTGTATTTGacaacatattttgttttataggtGTGGATAGTTAgtcgattaaaaaataaattatggtcAATTTCACAAAAATCGTAAAAATATTGGGGTTTCCATTACTTGGGTATAACTCCAAATCTGATAgcatcagttttttttaaaattttttttgtaatattcttatttttcgaCGGTAAACACAGGTTCCTTACTACTCCAACGCATGATAGCGACTAAATGTAATTCCAAGAAAACTCTAGCATGAAACTGCCCCAACCCGCAACTACTCCTATTGtcatgcattataaaaaaggaactaATGCTGCGCATCCTGTATTGTAATTTGTTCTTATACAGGGATGTGTAAGTAAATTGGAACCTTTTTTAAAGCactataacttagaaaagtttaattttacaggattttttacaagaaatgtgAGGTTGAGTTTATAGTTTAAGCAcaaaaagtttcattcaaataggTAAACAAACAAAGTAATGTAAAAGGTCGGCCGTTGTAGAAATCTACAGGATCTACAAGTGGAAGATAACCGGCCAGTTCAAACGAAAGTCCCACAAAGCAAGACGCGACAAGAAGAGAAATCCCACGTTTCTGGCGGATCTCAAACGATAGATTGAGGCGAACCCGGCAACGCAAATGACCGTGCTCGTAAAAATCGCGGAGTCAGCTCGTGGACAGTCCAGAGGGGGGTAAATACCCACCTGAAGTTCACCTCCTTTATGTACTTGAAGAGACACATCTTGACATAGAAGATGAAGGAAGTCCAATTGACCAGGAGCCGCAAATTATTGAACCTCCTCAAGGAAAAGCGTCATCCTATAGCTTTCTTCAGCGACGAGAAAAAGTGGACTCTAAACATGGTATGCAACAGCCAAAACGACAGCTGCTAACTTGACAAGAAGGAGAAGGTCCCCATGGTCTACACAAGCAAATTTCCGGTCTCGGCCATGCCGTTCTTCTTAAACTAAAAAGAGAGGGCCGGCGCTGACAAGTACTGCGAGATGAAGGACAAAGTCATCACGTAGATGAAAGCCAAAGATGGGGGCAACGGGTTCTTCTTCCAGAAGGACTCAACCCTTGCTAAAAAGGCCAAGAAGGCCCTTGACTTGCTCAAGGAGGAAAATGTCGACTTCTGGTGCCGCAGACTTGCCCTCCTAACTATCCCGATTAAAACCCTATGGACTACTACTTTTAGGGGGAGTTAGAGGTGCAAGTCTGCTCgacctcaaaaaattaaacgtcAAGTTAAATCCTGCACACCTCTTCTCGGCTTGCTCCTCCTTCCGGACGACCCACCTCGACAAGGTAATTCCAACCAAAGGCAGACACTTCGATTAATCCTTTTCTCCGTTGACGGATATAaaacttttgtacaaaaaaaaaacaatttgtaaaattaaaatttcaggaGTTATAGCCCATTAAAAATGGTCCCAATTTACCGGCTCATCCCACTTTATGGgcaatttataatcaaatgttactatatcatcatttttcttatatatatattagaaaatataattttcctcaAATGGAGCTATTATAAGGACTTAACTGGATACATTTACGATTCTTATTGTTTGGAAATGAAGAACAAACAAAATCAAGACCAACGACAgatattaatattctatataaaaattaagtaaaagtaaGAACATTCGTTTTAGCaagtttacatttataattaattaaacattataatcaATCAATAATAATCTGTACACACTAcaatatgatacaaaaataggattatatatatatataaagttaaacaCCTCTATCAAGACTCGAATAAGTTAATAAGAAATACTATTTCGATAGACCCTATGTCTAAATTAGTAATGATGTAAAATTACCATCCGTTAGTAAAATTCATCAAAGCTTGCACtcaattttttcagaaaaagataTTGCATCTTGCATCGAAGGATAAAACCTCTCACATGGAATGTCAAAGAGGAGATTGCACTGCACCATTTGATTCCAAACCCGATCTAAAtagaattttgttttgtatagaaaaaataaactatattgaGAGTTCATTTAGATCTTACTGTTTACACCCACAAATGAAgtcttccaaaatataatttccagcattttatataatttagcaATACCCTTACAAGCTGAAGGATCCATAGAGTTAACTCCAGATATATCTAGAATGACTGTTTTCTttacctaaataaataatattaagaccGCTAACtacatactattatttatattagataAATTGTACTTACGGGTATTATATCCTCTTTTTGAGTCGTTGATACTAGTTCCATAATGCTATCTTGAGTCGACTCAgcattggaaaaatttaaattacctgCGATTTTGACAAAATGGTGCTGAGTTTGACTCTGAGAATGAACTTGATACTCATTaggactaataaaaatatcagtaGTTCCTTTAGCAGGCTCTATAACCGAAATTTGAGGTACGGAGGCTTGATACAAAAGGTACACTAAACTAAAAGCAACACCGGTCATGAGGCCAATGCCAACATCAATAAAGGCTGtaatcaaaaagttaatatccaaataaatcCATCAAAGGTTGACATTTTCCCGAATGTTACCAAATCTTGCGTTTGTAAAAACATGCCTTTGAGTGACACAACTATAATAGAAGCAAGTGCAGCTGTTGGCAGGCATTCGAATAAAGGAGCCAAATATAAAAACACCCACAATAATATAAATCCTGACACTCCAGTGGTGAACAAACTTTTACATCCAGAGTTGTCCTGTACTAGACTTCTACTAAGAGATGTACTCATCGGTAAGGATGAAAAAAAGGAGCCAAATATGTTAGAAATTCCAAAAGCAAACAATTCTTGAGTTCCATCTACctggaataatatataatattaataatttatcaccCTTTATCAGGAGttttgaaattactttataaCCATGCTTTTGAGCAAACATCTTGGACAAAGACATGTGAATGGCGTAGCTCACAACTGTGCAGCTCACTGCAACCGGCAACACTTTGggaattaattcaaataaggGGACTTGAGGCTCTGGAAGGCCAACAGGGATATCCCCCACAATCTCAACATTTgctatttcttcaaaattaaatgcatATGATAAGCTTGTGCATAGAATTACCAACATCAATTGAATAGGAAATGGGAATCGACAAAATTTTTTCAGTCTTTCTTTGatcaaattatcataaaaagctaaaataaaGATGGAAACTATAGATATTCCAATTACTGCAAAATTTGAATCTGCTATGTTCTTGAAAATTTCTATGTAGGTTTTAATAACTGTAAAGTAGCCAGAGGATCTTTTAATACTAAGTCCAAAAAGGTATTTAACTTGAGATGTGAATACATGAATTGCAGATCCTGTAGTAAATCCACTAACAAATGGCTTCGATAGAAAATTGGTTAATTTTCCTATTTGaaatactccaaaaataaactaaacgAAAAAgacatataaacatataatttatatataaataagggaTCAAAATTACTTGGAAGCATCCTGTAGTAAAAGTAACAGCAGTAGCAACTTGGATTGGACAGTAATTTCCTTCTTCTAAGTTTGAGCAATCCTCAGTTGTCGAAATGTTAACAACTGctgatgaaataattatactaataaCAGCAAAAGtacctaaaaatattatatatgattaaaagcATTTATAAAAAGGCAATGAGTACCCAAGGACGCATGGGGAGAAGTTCCAAAGAGCATATAAATGAGTGCAGGGAAAAATGCTGTGTAAATACCAACAATGGGCTGGACCCCAGCTAAAATTGCATATGCCATTCCTTGAGGTATTTGCATGATACAAACAGTAAATCCCGCAACTAAGTCACAAATAAAGTCTTTTTTCCAGTCATAGTGTCGAATCCACTTTGTAAAGGGTAGTCGGATCTCCAATTCCCTTAATATACAACTAGAATTGCATTCAACATTCAGGAGCTTTTTTATATGGTCTTTCATTGGCATTTGTCCAATGTATCCATATTTTTCTTGGAGATCTCCATAATTGAGAGCGTTCCTATGGATTCGAACCACATATTCTTCCTCCGAGCTTTTGCCATGAGAATCCACCACGTCCATTGAACTAGTTTATTTTCCTCTCTAGAGAAGAggagtcaaaataaatataaacaattaaatatttagcttGGAAAACACAGAATTTGATGGTTCACAATTAATATCTAAGCTGTGTACATTTTATACGTTTGTATTTTGACATGATGAGTGGAATTACTCAGTAATTCCCTTGTcgaatattcttatattttagaatgaaaaaaattaatcacaaaACTCCCTTGACATtacttctcaatttttttagttaaaaaaatgaccaacaattaacgtggtcaccctcacaattcttttttttttttttttaatttgtaatatgaagaattaattttcttttcttttgcaattgtcattattgtttaattcctgatcagtgaacatcctttcctaaatatattcaattatattcaaaacctgattgaaaattcggttttgctcataaaagaaccCTGAGGTTTCGGAGTTATAATTATGAGTCCTTCTtagactcatagtagaattggggatcgacatcggagtaattctttccattgtccttatttatttacttctccGCCTCATCCCTGTTCAAACCtgatttcgtttttttattaggGATGAAAATCCTCTATACAACggaaaatagaaatagaaaatgttataaacaaggaaatttgcTAGATTTACTACGATGTCTATCCCCAATTCTAAtctcagtccaacaaggacttacaattacaacactgcaacaaaccctcagggttacgctccgtcttttatgagcacacacgaatgttcaatcaggatttgattatgattgaatctatttaggaaacgATGTTCagtactcaagaattaaataataatggcaactgctaaggaaaagaagattcattcttcagattaccaattcaaaaaaacaggccagctaaaaaatacacccgattttcatcactgctcaTTAtgcacacaattttcatcactacttattgttttctctttcagaataaaagaataatgatgaaattcgACTATGGacaagttaaataaatatttattttcaggtaGCAATTGTAAAAAGAGGGGTATcttccaattttatatttatcatatcaaCCTCTGCAAATGGTTAACGGCAGGGCCGGTTTTAATATAAGCAAGATCTGGAGCAACGATAAATGTTTAGTACCtttaaattctttcattttaaaaatattcttccttttttagaaaattaaatgcaaggaccttttttttctcaaatgaccttttttgaagaaaaatatttatacttagaggatatatttaaatttttcgaaaattataGTTTACTCGGCATCTTAATCAAGGCTGGGACAAGAAGGGGCAGTAACCCTCCATGagaattttttatctttatcactatataaaaattataatctgtatatatgtaaaatatagtttgtgtcTATCTGTGTGTGAGTACCGCATAGGTTCCCCCACCCATGGActtaggaggctgaaattttgatTGGGTACCTCTTTTGAATCTGGTCATGCTAAGACGGGGGTACCATTCTTTAGTGGGGGGTCATGTATGTATTCCATATATGTTATTTGATGTTAacactttctttttaaattcataataacagTACTAAGGTTTCAAGACCCAATAGTAAGAATATTGGGGTAGTTGTTATGATGATATTTTGTAGTTTATTTTACTTAACCGGATTCATACAGTGTGATTAGTATAAAGTATAGTCCAacgttaatagaaatacaaggttataccatatacgattttaatattgacgtcatagtaaatgagtggttgcgtgttttgtcaaaatctgtgttTTCCCCCAGTAGTCGGtgtgatacattaaattgaaaattctggtgatagtgacgtcatagactatgagtggttgtgtgttttgtcaaaacatGCCTATGTTGCCCATCAgtcagtacaatacatcagattgaaatttctagcaagcccgattacatgatggtctaaccttgcatttctattaaccgtGGTATAGCCAGTTTATCGCTCCATTGTTATTATCATAGTAAGATAATTCTGATTAGAATTATTAGGATCTTTCTAGACAACAgagaaacattcatattatcaTCATTAGTATatgttgtaaatttatataGGATAGTCAATTTCTCGCTCCATCCTTATTATCATAGtgggataattatatttttcttgatccTTCTCGACACTAACGAAAcagtcatatttatattatactcatGTGcaatatatagaagtattttctttctgaataattaattattttgacaatgTGATTTctcgctccctccttggcccgagGAACGCCAGGTAACCCTTGGCtagttttgtatataaaaaaaaaaaaacgatccGTGGGATGAGGCTGGAGGAGATCACACTTCAATATTGTCAGAcactacgactttttcttatattttggcCTCATTCCTCTGTCCACGGATCGACTTTAAGTCTcgccccctccccccaaaaaatcaCAACCTCCTTCGCCTAATGAGACATTCCATTTAcattcatgatcctccaaagacCCCATTGTCCGAATATGCCCCTCtactactccaataatatatattttttatgtcgcGTCGCTTCATTTAGcgatgttattttcttattgttaaaaggtttgatttgattttcaaatatcCGCAGTCAATTTCGAGAGAGAAAgcgaaagtatgacgtgcggtaAACTTGTGCAGTGTACCCCTCTTTCTATCAAATCCGGCCTTTTCCTtcgtaaaaataataagaaagtcTTTCTGAGAACTATTATGAAAGAGGCAGAATTGAATGTTTGGCGTTATTGTAAATTTGAAGAAGGGATTGTCATCTAATTATTTGCCTTAACTAAAGTCCTTTCATCAGAAGGATGATCAGGTTTATTCTGGggtaataattttaatcatgtA comes from the Lepeophtheirus salmonis chromosome 4, UVic_Lsal_1.4, whole genome shotgun sequence genome and includes:
- the LOC121116564 gene encoding LOW QUALITY PROTEIN: prestin (The sequence of the model RefSeq protein was modified relative to this genomic sequence to represent the inferred CDS: inserted 1 base in 1 codon); translated protein: MDVVDSHGKSSEEEYVVRIHRNALNYGDLQEKYGYIGQMPMKDHIKKLLNVECNSSCILRELEIRLPFTKWIRHYDWKKDFICDLVAGFTVCIMQIPQGMAYAILAGVQPIVGIYTAFFPALIYMLFGTSPHASLGTFAVISIIISSAVVNISTTEDCSNLEEGNYCPIQVATAVTFTTGCFQFIFGVFQIGKLTNFLSKPFVSGFTTGSAIHVFTSQVKYLFGLSIKRSSGYFTVIKTYIEIFKNIADSNFAVIGISIVSIFILAFYDNLIKERLKKFCRFPFPIQLMLVILCTSLSYAFNFEEIANVEIVGDIPVGLPEPQVPLFELIPKVLPVAVSCTVVSYAIHMSLSKMFAQKHGYKVDGTQELFAFGISNIFGSFFSSLPMSTSLSRSLVQDNSGCKSLFTTGVSGFILLWVFLYLAPLFECLPTAALASIIVVSLKGMFLQTQDLVTFGKMSTFDGFIWILTFXITAFIDVGIGLMTGVAFSLVYLLYQASVPQISVIEPAKGTTDIFISPNEYQVHSQSQTQHHFVKIAGNLNFSNAESTQDSIMELVSTTQKEDIIPVKKTVILDISGVNSMDPSACKGIAKLYKMLEIIFWKTSFVGVNNRVWNQMVQCNLLFDIPCERFYPSMQDAISFSEKIECKL